The nucleotide window GAGCGGGAGACGAGGGTCGAACTCGCGACATTCAGCTTGGAAGGCTGACGCTCTACCAACTGAGCTACTCCCGCATCACTTACAAAGATATAGTACCATAAGTTTTAAAGTTTGTCAACAAAGTTTTTTTATTTTTTTAAAAAAACTTTTGCTTTTACTTCACCTTCATTATGAACCTTATCTACTGGAGAAACCTTATAATAATAACTTTTGCCTTTTTCTACTGTTTCATCTAAATATTTTAAACCATACTTTCTTTTTACAGTTCCTAAAATATATTCTGATGAAACTCCTTCAAAATCTTTATTTGTACTTCTATATATTGCATAGTAGTCACTGTAGTTATTAGCTGGATCATCCCAAGTTAAAAGAATTCCATCTTTAGTTATTTTTCCTGATAGGTTTGTTACTGGCTTTGGTGGGATTTCATCTATCCAAGGAGTCCTTGGAGGTAAAGCTTGATTCTGATAAACCTCTTTTCTTAGATTATCTTTTATATTCAAACTATTTTTTTGAATTTTATCAAATCCAAAAAATACACTCCCTTGAACAGCTTTTGTTTTTCTATTATATTTAATTTGTTCTATTAACTCTTTCTCATTTTTCCAAGCTTTCGTAGTATCTATCTTATAAGCTGCATGTCCTACATATAAATTTACATTACTATCTTTAACTTCATTTATCCACCAATCAACCAAAATATCGTACTGAGCAACCTTCAAGTTAAAATCCCAATATATCTGTGGAACTATATAATCGATCCACTCATTTTTTATCCAATTTCTTGTATCTGCATATAACGTATCATAATTTTCAGCACCAGCTCTTGTTGCTGAACCAGTAGGATCTTTATCATTGTTTCTCCAAACACCAAAAGGACTTATTCCAAATTTAACATATGGTTTTTCTTTTTTTATTTTTTTTGATAACTCTCTTACAAACGTATCTGTATTTTTTCTTCTCCAGTCCTCTCTACTTAAATCTTTTCCATATAATTTATATGTTTTATCATCACCAAAAGGAACTACTTTTTTATTTTTATCAAGTACTGGATACGGATAGAAATAGTCATCCATGTGAACTCCATCTATGTTGTAATTTTTAACAACATCAACTATTACATTTTCTGTAAATTCTCTAGCTTTTGGATTCCCAGGATCGTAATAAAGTTTTCCGTCATATTGAATCACCCACTCTGGATTTTTCCTTGCTATATGATCTTTTGCTATCTCTTCATTTTTTTTCAATGTAATTCTATACGGATTAAACCAAGCATGAAACTCTAAATTTCTTTTATGCGCTTCCTCTATAAAAAATTCCAAAGGATCATATCCAGGATTTTTTCCAATCTCTCCTGTTATATATTTTGACCACGGTTCCTTTGTTACTTTCCCATAAAACCTATCCGCTGTTGGTCTGACTTGCATAATCACTGCATTCATATTCAACGATTTTATCTCATCTAATATATCTATAAACTCTTTTTTCTGATCTTCTATAGACAAACCCTGTTTAGATGGCCAGTTTATATTATCTACTGTGGCAATCCAAACCCCTCTAAACTCTCTATCATCATCTTTTGCAAATAGAGATGATAAAACCATTAGAAATAAACAAAATATATAAGCTACTCTCTTCATAAATTCTCCTCTTATCCCTTTATGATTGAAAACTTTTCTCCTAACTCATCTCTTAAAGCGCATATAAAGTCAATTTTATTTCCCATTATAAGTGGAACAATTATCTCTCTTTTATCTTTAGTAACTATTCTGATAATAACTTGTAATCTACTAGCTTTTCCTACTACTCCTTCTTTTAAAGTACACGACTCTATATCTTCGAATGCTAAATCTAAACCTTGGCCTAATACTTTTTTCTTTTCACAATCTAAAACAATTTTATATGAAAAGATATTTTTCAAATGCTTTAATCCTAAGAATAAAAGTAGTCCTGCAATGGCTAAATATGGTATGCTGAAATCTTTTGTATATCCTATATATCCTTGAAGTAAACCGATTAGTATCAATGGCAACCCTGTTCCTAACCACATCACCAACTTCTTTGCTTCTAAACTATATTTTCTCATCGCCTTATATTCTATCTTTGTTTCTGCTATTTTCTTTATAAAATCATCATAAAAAAACATTATTCCTCCCATTAAAGAAGAAAAGTAGAGACTCATCTCTACTTTTCTATTCAATTATTTATTATTTTACTAATTCCATGATATCTTCTGGTTTATAATCTAAGTTATGAACCGCATTTATATATCTAACTGTTTTACTCTTTCCTCTGATTACTAAAGTTTGAGTTCTAGCTATACTTCCTTTTCTTTTTACACCCTCTAAAAGGTCTCCACTTGTTATTCCTGTTGCTGAGAATATAACTTCATCATCTTTTACTAAATCATCCATTTTAAGAACATCTCCAACTCTAAGTCCCATCTCTTCACATCTTGATTTTTCATAAGCTGAAATTTTATCATTCTCTAAAGATACTCCTTTAACTTCACTTCTTAATTTTAATCTAGCTTGCATATCTCCACCTAAAGCTTTAATAACTGCTGCTGATATAACACCTTCAGGAGCTCCTCCAATTCCATATAAAACATCTACATCAGAATCTACAACTGATGTTAAAATCGATCCTGCAACATCTCCATCTGGAAGTGCATAAACCTTAATATTTAAAGCTTGTAAATCTTTTATTATCTCTTTATGTCTTGGCTTATCTAATATTACTACTGTTAATTCCTCTAAAGGTTTTTTTAATGCTTTACAGATATTGTCAATATTTTCCATTAAAGGCTTAGATAAATCGATTACACCTTTTGCTTCTGGTCCTACAATTAATTTCTCCATATACATATCTGGAGCTTTTAAGAAGCTTCCTTTATTTCCTACAGCCAATACTGCAATCGCATTAGCTTGCCCTTGAGCAGTCATTCTTGTTCCTTCTACAGGATCAACTGCGATATCTACTGCTGAGAATCTATCTTTATCTGGAGAATCAATTCCTACTTTTTCTCCGATGTAAAGCATAGGAGCTTCATCAATCTCTCCCTCTCCTATTACAATCTCCCCTTGAATTTTTATCCCATTTAGCACAGTTCTCATAGCGTCTACCGCTGCTTGATCTGCCGCCTCCTTATCTCCTCTTCCTACCCATTTGTAAGCGGCTAAGGCTGCTGCTTCTGTAACTCTAGCAAACTCTAAAGCTAACTCTCTTTTCATTTTTCCTCCTACTTTGTTTCAATTAATCTATAAATTTTTTCTCCTGGTAAAACCATTTGGAGTTGATTCCTAGCTACTCTTTCTCTGTAAAAGGGATTATTTATATCCTCAATCATCTCATCATATTTAACAATTAAGCTTTCAATCTCTTTTTTCTTTTTTAATTTTATCTCTTGCTCTATTTTTAACTTATCGATTTTTACAAATGATCTAAATATATTTTGTCCTAAAAATGCAAAATGTATAACCAATGGGATTATCCAAAGCAGATTTTTCATTAGTTTTTACCTGACTCTTTCTTTAAAAGTTGTAACTTTTTAGAAACCATCCTTTTTGCAACTGGCGATATTTTATCTACAAATAAAATTGCTTCTAAATGATCATACTCATGTTGGAACGCTCTTCCTAATAAACCTGTTCCCTCTTCAATAACCTCTTCACCTTTTTCATTCATATACTTTATTTTTACAGTTACCGATCTTTTTACTGGTTTATATACTCCAGGAACACTTAAACATCCCTCATCTTCATTTTCAACTACATCAGATAACTCTATTAGTTCTGGATTTATAATTTTTCTTATTACCCCATCTCCAACATCAATTACAACTATTCTTTTTGCTATTCCAACTTGCGGAGCTGCTAATCCAACACCGTTTGCTTCATGCATAGTTTCAACCATATTATCTAAAATCTCTAATATTTCTGGTGTAATTGCCTCTACTGGCTCTGCAACAGTTCTTAAAGATTCATTTCCATATATTTTTATATCATATACCATCTTTATTTTTCCTCCAATTCTCTTTTTTCCTAATACATATTATATCATATTAGATTAATAGGGTCTACATCAACAACCACTCTATATTTTTTATTCTCAACTTTTTTTAGT belongs to Cetobacterium sp. ZOR0034 and includes:
- a CDS encoding glycoside hydrolase family 10 protein translates to MKRVAYIFCLFLMVLSSLFAKDDDREFRGVWIATVDNINWPSKQGLSIEDQKKEFIDILDEIKSLNMNAVIMQVRPTADRFYGKVTKEPWSKYITGEIGKNPGYDPLEFFIEEAHKRNLEFHAWFNPYRITLKKNEEIAKDHIARKNPEWVIQYDGKLYYDPGNPKAREFTENVIVDVVKNYNIDGVHMDDYFYPYPVLDKNKKVVPFGDDKTYKLYGKDLSREDWRRKNTDTFVRELSKKIKKEKPYVKFGISPFGVWRNNDKDPTGSATRAGAENYDTLYADTRNWIKNEWIDYIVPQIYWDFNLKVAQYDILVDWWINEVKDSNVNLYVGHAAYKIDTTKAWKNEKELIEQIKYNRKTKAVQGSVFFGFDKIQKNSLNIKDNLRKEVYQNQALPPRTPWIDEIPPKPVTNLSGKITKDGILLTWDDPANNYSDYYAIYRSTNKDFEGVSSEYILGTVKRKYGLKYLDETVEKGKSYYYKVSPVDKVHNEGEVKAKVFLKK
- the glpX gene encoding class II fructose-bisphosphatase, coding for MKRELALEFARVTEAAALAAYKWVGRGDKEAADQAAVDAMRTVLNGIKIQGEIVIGEGEIDEAPMLYIGEKVGIDSPDKDRFSAVDIAVDPVEGTRMTAQGQANAIAVLAVGNKGSFLKAPDMYMEKLIVGPEAKGVIDLSKPLMENIDNICKALKKPLEELTVVILDKPRHKEIIKDLQALNIKVYALPDGDVAGSILTSVVDSDVDVLYGIGGAPEGVISAAVIKALGGDMQARLKLRSEVKGVSLENDKISAYEKSRCEEMGLRVGDVLKMDDLVKDDEVIFSATGITSGDLLEGVKRKGSIARTQTLVIRGKSKTVRYINAVHNLDYKPEDIMELVK
- the def gene encoding peptide deformylase — protein: MVYDIKIYGNESLRTVAEPVEAITPEILEILDNMVETMHEANGVGLAAPQVGIAKRIVVIDVGDGVIRKIINPELIELSDVVENEDEGCLSVPGVYKPVKRSVTVKIKYMNEKGEEVIEEGTGLLGRAFQHEYDHLEAILFVDKISPVAKRMVSKKLQLLKKESGKN
- a CDS encoding septum formation initiator family protein; this encodes MKNLLWIIPLVIHFAFLGQNIFRSFVKIDKLKIEQEIKLKKKKEIESLIVKYDEMIEDINNPFYRERVARNQLQMVLPGEKIYRLIETK